A section of the Streptococcus oriscaviae genome encodes:
- a CDS encoding PadR family transcriptional regulator, with the protein MKRNKHLPLTETTCYILLALLKPAHGYSIMQTVEEMSDGDVRIAAGTMYGAIENLLKLQWIVALPSTDKRRKVYQLTAAGREIVALETERIRKLALLAKSRHL; encoded by the coding sequence ATGAAACGTAATAAGCATTTACCCCTAACAGAAACCACTTGTTATATTTTGCTAGCCTTGCTCAAACCGGCCCATGGTTATAGCATCATGCAAACCGTGGAAGAAATGAGCGATGGAGATGTCCGCATTGCAGCTGGTACTATGTATGGTGCCATCGAAAACCTATTGAAACTGCAATGGATTGTTGCTCTTCCCAGCACAGACAAGCGCCGAAAGGTCTATCAGCTAACGGCTGCTGGAAGGGAAATAGTGGCGCTTGAAACCGAGCGCATCCGCAAATTAGCACTGCTTGCCAAATCTCGCCATCTGTAA
- a CDS encoding UTRA domain-containing protein → MSKYKNVYTDIKEKIEQHIWKPNEELPTENELMEHYSYSKDTIRKALSMLEMDGYIQKRQGRNSIVLEHNLMKSQFVSEIKTSGELNRLALHDIQTHLKDLYIIQGEEALMAILEVDEKVDFYRVARVRTIDGERLEYEVSYFDRRLVPYLNREIVEGSIYRYLEEELHLKISHSRREISFRYANEEERTQMDLGDYDMVVVVTSITYLANGHPFQYGTISYRPDKISFVSMAKR, encoded by the coding sequence ATGAGCAAGTACAAGAACGTCTACACTGACATTAAAGAAAAGATTGAGCAGCATATTTGGAAGCCCAATGAGGAATTACCTACCGAAAACGAGTTAATGGAGCATTACTCCTACTCAAAAGACACCATTCGCAAGGCATTATCTATGCTTGAAATGGATGGCTATATCCAAAAGCGTCAAGGACGCAACTCAATCGTTTTGGAACACAACCTGATGAAGAGCCAGTTCGTTTCTGAGATTAAAACTTCTGGCGAACTCAACCGCCTAGCTCTTCATGATATTCAGACTCACTTAAAAGATCTCTATATCATCCAAGGTGAAGAGGCCTTAATGGCCATTCTGGAGGTGGATGAAAAAGTAGACTTCTATCGTGTGGCACGGGTTCGTACCATTGATGGCGAGCGTCTGGAGTATGAAGTATCCTATTTTGACCGCCGCCTTGTTCCTTATCTGAATCGCGAAATTGTCGAAGGTTCGATTTACCGTTATCTTGAGGAGGAACTCCATCTTAAAATTTCCCACTCTAGACGGGAGATTTCCTTCCGCTATGCGAATGAGGAAGAACGAACACAGATGGACTTGGGCGACTATGATATGGTTGTCGTGGTCACCAGTATCACCTACTTGGCCAATGGACACCCCTTCCAATATGGAACCATCAGCTACCGTCCAGATAAGATTAGTTTTGTTTCCATGGCCAAACGATAA
- a CDS encoding DUF2812 domain-containing protein, whose translation MKKWKLFTSMKNEETWINHIQSQGYRLTKINPWLGIYQFEEHQGSPLLVRLDFHEHIKRQDYLEYLSLFQETGWNCLEGSRRSGMHYFQQATNSSSTEIFSDRESLVAVHKRYQQFALTYFTIFLVYFFLFYQSNINNGFYPWNPKSWFLTPGLWEREGFSFWFGFLLEIPFALFRSGLIPLVFLVCSIYFLFISEKVKKEIQHIQEY comes from the coding sequence ATGAAAAAATGGAAATTATTTACCAGCATGAAGAACGAAGAAACTTGGATTAACCACATTCAATCTCAAGGTTACCGCCTGACCAAGATCAATCCTTGGCTTGGCATCTACCAGTTTGAAGAACATCAAGGAAGTCCGCTCTTGGTACGATTGGATTTTCATGAACATATTAAAAGACAAGACTACCTTGAATACCTATCTTTATTTCAGGAAACCGGTTGGAACTGTCTGGAGGGGAGCAGACGCAGTGGTATGCACTATTTCCAGCAAGCGACCAATTCTTCTAGTACTGAAATTTTCTCCGACCGAGAATCCTTGGTTGCTGTTCATAAACGCTACCAACAGTTTGCACTAACCTACTTTACCATCTTTTTAGTCTATTTCTTCCTTTTTTACCAAAGCAATATCAACAACGGTTTTTACCCTTGGAATCCCAAATCTTGGTTTCTGACCCCTGGCCTTTGGGAACGAGAAGGCTTCTCCTTCTGGTTTGGTTTTTTGCTTGAAATACCGTTTGCTCTATTTCGGAGTGGTTTAATTCCTCTCGTTTTTCTCGTTTGTTCTATTTATTTTCTTTTTATCTCTGAAAAAGTTAAAAAAGAAATTCAACACATACAGGAATATTGA
- a CDS encoding CPBP family intramembrane glutamic endopeptidase yields MKIFTKVLWLLLVFMISQIWTFIMGFTMASSVLTNTPYDPNLLTEFIITASAIASIYLTWLIAKAAQIPLPKLKGWTVKDFAVVLGMTILTRVLVRVGIFSLQNMDIKSTANDAVLANMFTNFSFPLLFIIVAICGPILEEWTFRAGIIGYLFEKYPIIGVIISSLIFGAMHIPTNLISWGIYGGIGLVYSLVYYKTKRLELVMAMHILHNAAATFNL; encoded by the coding sequence ATGAAAATATTTACCAAGGTCCTCTGGTTGCTCCTTGTCTTTATGATATCTCAAATCTGGACCTTTATCATGGGCTTTACCATGGCCTCAAGCGTCTTAACGAACACGCCCTATGACCCCAATCTGTTGACGGAGTTCATCATCACCGCCAGTGCTATCGCCTCGATTTACCTCACTTGGCTTATTGCAAAAGCTGCTCAAATCCCTCTACCCAAACTCAAAGGTTGGACAGTAAAAGACTTTGCCGTTGTCCTTGGGATGACCATTCTGACACGAGTTTTGGTTCGTGTAGGAATCTTTTCACTCCAAAATATGGATATCAAAAGCACTGCCAATGATGCTGTGTTGGCAAATATGTTTACCAACTTCAGTTTTCCCCTCCTCTTTATCATCGTTGCTATTTGCGGTCCGATTTTGGAAGAATGGACCTTTCGGGCTGGGATTATCGGCTATCTCTTTGAAAAATATCCTATCATTGGCGTCATCATCAGTAGCCTGATTTTTGGGGCCATGCACATACCAACAAACTTAATTAGTTGGGGCATTTACGGAGGCATCGGCCTGGTCTACTCTCTGGTTTACTACAAGACCAAGCGCCTGGAACTCGTTATGGCCATGCACATTTTACACAATGCTGCTGCCACCTTCAATCTTTAA
- the glgP gene encoding glycogen/starch/alpha-glucan family phosphorylase yields the protein MINFTQFAESNTNKKLSELTNEEIYLQLLHYVKEAAADKPKNTGKRKVYYISAEFLIGKLLSNNLINLGIYKDVQAELAAAGKSLAQVEDVEPEPSLGNGGLGRLASCFVDSMSTLGINGEGVGLNYHCGLFKQVFKDNQQEAEPNFWIENDSWLIPTTISYDVPFKDFTLTSKLDRLDILGYKKDSKNYLNLFDIESVNYDLIEDGISFDKTDIKENLTLFLYPDDSDKKGELLRIYQQYFMVSNAAQLLIDEAIERGSNVHDLADYAYVQINDTHPSLVIPELIRLMTEKHGLEFAEAVAIVKNMTGYTNHTILAEALEKWPLEFLEEVVPHLVDIIKELDALVAKDVPDVALHIIDESGRVHMAHMDIHFSNSVNGVAALHTEILKNSELKGFYELYPEKFNNKTNGITFRRWLEFANQDLADYIKELIGDDYLTDATKLEKLLAFADDKEVHAKLAEIKFNNKLALKRYLKDNKGIELDENSIIDTQIKRFHEYKRQQMNALYVIHKYLEIKNGNLPKRKITVIFGGKAAPAYVIAQDIIHLILCLSELINNDPEVSKYLNVHLVENYNVTVAEKLIPATDISEQISLASKEASGTGNMKFMLNGALTLGTMDGANVEIAELAGMDNIYTFGKDSDTIIDLYDKAGYVSADYYNGDTNIKRAVDFIVSDEIRALGNDERLGRLHHELISKDWFMTLIDLAEYIEVKEQVFADYEDQDSWNKKVVHNIAKAGFFSSDRTIEQYNEDIWHSK from the coding sequence ATGATTAACTTTACCCAATTTGCAGAAAGTAATACCAACAAGAAATTGTCGGAATTGACCAATGAAGAAATCTACCTTCAGTTGCTTCACTATGTGAAAGAAGCGGCTGCAGACAAGCCTAAAAATACCGGAAAACGCAAGGTTTACTACATCTCAGCTGAGTTCTTGATCGGTAAACTCTTGTCCAACAACCTAATCAACCTCGGTATCTACAAAGACGTTCAAGCAGAATTGGCAGCGGCCGGCAAGTCCTTGGCGCAGGTAGAAGATGTTGAACCAGAACCATCACTTGGTAACGGTGGTCTTGGACGGTTGGCGTCTTGCTTTGTGGACTCTATGTCAACCCTTGGCATCAACGGTGAAGGTGTTGGCCTCAACTACCATTGCGGTTTGTTCAAGCAAGTCTTCAAAGACAACCAGCAAGAAGCAGAACCAAACTTCTGGATTGAAAACGACTCTTGGTTGATTCCGACTACTATCAGCTACGATGTACCGTTCAAAGACTTTACCCTGACATCTAAATTGGACCGTCTGGACATTCTTGGCTACAAAAAAGACAGCAAGAACTACCTTAACTTGTTTGATATTGAATCTGTTAACTATGACTTGATTGAAGATGGTATCTCTTTTGATAAGACCGACATCAAGGAAAACTTGACCCTCTTCTTGTACCCAGATGATTCAGACAAGAAGGGTGAATTGCTTCGTATCTACCAACAATACTTCATGGTATCAAATGCTGCTCAGCTTTTGATTGATGAAGCTATTGAGCGTGGATCAAACGTGCATGATTTGGCTGATTATGCTTATGTTCAAATCAACGACACCCACCCATCACTGGTTATCCCAGAATTGATTCGTCTGATGACAGAAAAACATGGCTTGGAATTTGCAGAAGCAGTGGCAATCGTTAAGAACATGACTGGTTACACCAACCACACCATCTTGGCAGAAGCCCTTGAGAAATGGCCGCTTGAGTTCTTGGAAGAAGTCGTGCCACACTTAGTGGACATCATCAAAGAATTGGATGCCTTGGTAGCCAAGGACGTTCCAGATGTAGCCCTTCACATCATCGATGAGTCTGGTCGTGTCCACATGGCCCACATGGACATCCACTTCTCAAACTCAGTCAACGGGGTTGCGGCTCTCCACACTGAAATCTTGAAAAACTCTGAATTGAAAGGTTTCTACGAGCTTTACCCAGAAAAATTCAACAACAAGACAAATGGTATCACCTTCCGTCGTTGGTTGGAATTTGCTAACCAAGACCTTGCGGATTACATCAAGGAATTGATTGGTGATGACTACTTGACAGATGCGACCAAGTTGGAGAAATTGCTTGCCTTCGCAGATGACAAGGAAGTGCATGCTAAGTTGGCTGAAATCAAGTTTAACAACAAATTGGCTCTTAAACGTTATTTAAAAGACAACAAGGGTATCGAATTGGACGAAAATTCCATCATTGATACACAAATCAAACGTTTCCACGAGTACAAACGCCAACAGATGAATGCCTTGTATGTCATCCACAAGTATCTTGAAATCAAGAACGGCAACCTGCCAAAACGTAAAATCACCGTTATCTTCGGTGGTAAGGCAGCTCCTGCTTATGTGATTGCTCAAGACATCATTCACTTGATTCTCTGCTTGTCTGAGTTGATCAACAACGACCCAGAAGTGAGCAAGTACCTCAACGTTCATTTGGTGGAAAACTATAACGTAACAGTTGCTGAGAAACTCATCCCTGCAACAGATATTTCTGAGCAAATCTCGCTTGCTTCTAAAGAAGCGTCAGGTACTGGTAACATGAAATTCATGCTCAACGGTGCTTTGACACTGGGTACGATGGATGGTGCCAACGTTGAGATTGCAGAATTGGCAGGAATGGACAATATCTACACATTCGGTAAAGACTCTGATACCATCATCGACTTGTACGACAAGGCTGGCTATGTATCTGCAGACTACTACAATGGCGATACCAACATTAAGCGCGCAGTTGACTTTATCGTCAGCGATGAAATCCGTGCCCTCGGCAACGACGAGCGCCTTGGTCGCTTGCACCATGAACTCATCTCTAAAGACTGGTTCATGACCTTGATTGACTTGGCTGAGTACATTGAAGTTAAAGAGCAAGTCTTTGCAGATTACGAGGATCAAGATTCTTGGAACAAGAAAGTTGTGCACAACATTGCTAAGGCAGGTTTCTTCTCATCTGACCGTACCATCGAGCAGTACAACGAAGACATCTGGCACAGTAAGTAA
- a CDS encoding endonuclease/exonuclease/phosphatase family protein: protein MKLLTINVHAWMEEQQEEKLERLAQTIAEKKYDVIALQEVNQEISAPRISRELKADNYGLLLVKRLKELVGDVYSYFWSNSHIGYSRYDEGIALLTKLPVYEVDSFYCSQHQTVDSILSRKVLGVTLSYKGQLIDVYSCHINLPDCDGEDQLENVRTIVERSQTERLKILMGDFNTDAISDKKSYEAIKDLGLYDSYELTADKDSGITAEKAIDGWTGHAQGKRLDYIFLNQERSILSSRVIFNGNNKLPISDHYGVEIIVDL from the coding sequence ATGAAACTATTGACCATCAATGTTCATGCTTGGATGGAGGAACAGCAGGAAGAAAAACTAGAACGGCTGGCCCAAACGATTGCGGAGAAAAAATACGACGTGATTGCCCTCCAAGAGGTTAATCAGGAGATTTCGGCTCCGCGAATCAGTCGAGAATTGAAGGCAGATAATTATGGACTGCTATTGGTAAAACGGCTGAAAGAATTGGTCGGCGATGTCTATTCCTATTTTTGGAGCAATTCCCATATCGGATACAGTCGCTATGACGAAGGGATTGCGCTATTGACCAAGCTACCTGTTTATGAGGTTGATAGTTTTTACTGCAGCCAACATCAGACAGTGGATTCTATTTTATCTCGGAAGGTTTTAGGGGTGACTCTATCCTACAAGGGTCAGTTGATTGATGTCTATTCCTGTCATATCAACCTACCAGATTGTGATGGAGAGGATCAGCTGGAAAATGTACGAACCATCGTGGAACGGAGTCAGACGGAACGCCTCAAAATTCTGATGGGTGATTTCAATACAGATGCTATTTCGGACAAAAAATCCTATGAGGCTATTAAGGATTTAGGACTCTATGATAGCTATGAACTGACAGCAGATAAAGACTCTGGTATCACAGCGGAAAAGGCTATCGATGGCTGGACAGGTCACGCCCAAGGCAAACGTTTGGATTATATCTTTTTAAACCAAGAAAGGAGCATTCTATCAAGTCGGGTTATTTTCAACGGAAATAACAAACTCCCTATCTCAGACCATTATGGTGTGGAGATTATAGTAGATCTTTAG
- a CDS encoding PTS transporter subunit IIBC, producing the protein MKKLLSFEFWQKFGKCLMVVIAVMPAAGLMVSIGNSIPLIDADSEILIRIGNIIAQIGWGIIGNLHLLFALAIGGSWAKERAGGAFSAGLAFILINLITGHFFGVSTDMLADAEATVTTVFGTQIPVSGYFVNILGQPALNMGVFVGIIAGFVGATTFNKYYNYRKLPDVLTFFNGKRFVPFVVIYRSVLVALALAVFWPLVQTGINSFGKWIANSQDTAPILAPFVYGTLERLLLPFGLHHMLTIPMNYTSLGGTYEILTGAQAGTQVFGQDPLWLAWITDLINLKDAGDMSQYNDLLATVTPARFKVGQMIGSSGILMGLTFAMYRNVDKDKMKKYRGMFLSSALAVFLTGVTEPIEFMFMFAALPLYIVYALVQGVAFAMADIVNLRVHSFGNIEFLTRTPMALKAGIGMDLVNFVWVSILFAVLMYFIADFMIKKFNLATAGRNGNYDTETTDAPAGEAGTADANSQVVQIINLLGGRENIADVDACMTRLRVTVKNIAQVGEENAWKQAGAMGLIIKDSGVQAVYGPKADVLKSDIQDLLESGVEIPKSNLSAATTTDTPTTFKGLTVAVQSVAEGQVRPITEVKDPVFSQKMMGDGYAVEPANGNVYAPVSGLVTSVFPTKHAIGLLTDEGLEILVHVGLDTVALNGAPFSAKVADGQRVEAGDLLLVADLEAIRSAGRETTIVVAFTNTAEIKSVTLDNLGQVTKDSQVATVDL; encoded by the coding sequence ATGAAAAAATTATTGAGCTTTGAATTTTGGCAAAAATTCGGAAAATGTTTGATGGTTGTTATCGCAGTTATGCCTGCGGCTGGTCTTATGGTGAGTATCGGTAACTCCATCCCCTTAATTGACGCAGATTCGGAAATTCTCATCCGTATCGGAAACATCATCGCCCAAATCGGTTGGGGGATTATTGGAAACCTTCACTTGCTCTTTGCGTTGGCTATCGGTGGTAGCTGGGCCAAGGAACGGGCGGGCGGTGCTTTCTCAGCTGGCTTGGCCTTTATCCTGATTAATCTCATTACAGGTCACTTCTTTGGGGTTAGCACAGACATGCTGGCAGATGCCGAAGCGACAGTGACTACGGTCTTTGGCACACAGATTCCTGTTTCAGGTTACTTTGTCAATATTCTAGGACAACCAGCCCTCAACATGGGTGTCTTCGTCGGTATTATTGCAGGTTTCGTTGGCGCTACAACCTTTAACAAATACTACAATTACCGCAAGCTTCCAGATGTCTTGACCTTCTTTAACGGCAAGCGTTTTGTGCCATTCGTGGTCATCTATCGCTCTGTCCTTGTGGCTCTTGCGTTGGCAGTTTTCTGGCCTCTAGTTCAAACAGGAATTAACAGTTTTGGTAAATGGATTGCCAACTCACAAGATACGGCTCCTATCCTAGCTCCATTCGTTTACGGTACCTTAGAGCGTCTTCTTTTGCCGTTTGGTCTGCATCATATGTTGACGATCCCAATGAACTACACCTCTCTAGGCGGTACTTACGAAATCTTGACCGGTGCCCAGGCAGGTACCCAAGTATTTGGGCAAGACCCGCTCTGGCTGGCATGGATTACCGATTTGATTAACCTCAAAGATGCTGGCGATATGAGTCAGTACAATGACCTTCTTGCGACTGTCACACCTGCTCGCTTCAAGGTTGGTCAAATGATTGGTTCAAGTGGTATTCTCATGGGCTTGACCTTTGCTATGTACCGCAATGTAGATAAGGATAAGATGAAGAAGTACAGAGGGATGTTCTTGTCATCTGCTCTCGCTGTCTTCTTGACAGGGGTAACAGAGCCAATCGAGTTTATGTTCATGTTTGCAGCTCTTCCTCTTTATATTGTCTATGCCTTGGTGCAGGGTGTCGCCTTTGCGATGGCAGATATCGTCAACCTGCGCGTCCATTCATTTGGGAATATTGAGTTTCTCACCCGTACTCCGATGGCTCTGAAGGCCGGTATCGGTATGGATCTTGTTAACTTTGTCTGGGTAAGTATCCTTTTTGCAGTTCTGATGTACTTCATTGCAGACTTCATGATTAAGAAATTCAACCTTGCAACTGCTGGTCGCAATGGAAACTATGACACTGAAACAACAGACGCTCCTGCTGGTGAAGCGGGAACAGCGGATGCTAACTCACAAGTTGTTCAAATCATCAACCTCTTGGGAGGCCGTGAAAATATTGCGGATGTTGATGCCTGCATGACTCGCCTGCGCGTGACAGTTAAGAATATTGCGCAAGTCGGAGAGGAAAATGCTTGGAAACAAGCTGGGGCCATGGGTCTAATTATTAAAGATTCAGGGGTTCAGGCAGTATACGGGCCAAAGGCAGATGTTCTCAAGTCTGATATTCAAGACCTCTTGGAGTCAGGAGTTGAAATTCCTAAAAGCAATCTATCAGCAGCTACAACAACAGACACTCCAACCACCTTTAAAGGGCTGACTGTTGCTGTCCAATCCGTAGCGGAAGGTCAAGTTCGCCCAATCACAGAAGTGAAAGATCCCGTTTTCTCACAAAAAATGATGGGTGATGGCTACGCAGTAGAACCAGCAAACGGCAATGTTTATGCCCCCGTATCAGGTCTAGTTACTAGTGTATTCCCAACCAAACATGCGATTGGTCTCTTGACAGACGAAGGTTTGGAAATTTTGGTACACGTTGGTCTTGATACAGTAGCTCTCAACGGTGCACCATTCTCTGCTAAGGTAGCAGATGGCCAACGCGTTGAAGCAGGCGACCTGCTCTTGGTCGCAGACCTAGAGGCTATCCGTTCGGCAGGACGTGAAACTACTATCGTTGTTGCCTTTACAAATACAGCAGAAATCAAATCGGTGACGCTTGATAACCTCGGCCAAGTGACCAAAGATAGCCAGGTTGCAACGGTTGACTTGTAA
- the malQ gene encoding 4-alpha-glucanotransferase, whose translation MTQRTSGVLMHITSLPGPFGIGTFGKEAYDFVDFLVETKQTFWQLLPLTTTSYGDSPYQSFSAIAGNPHLIDFALLAKDGFLQESDYEGICFGADPTRVDYALLYQIRRPILEKAVRAFLADEKQKVALLEFEKANSSWLNDYAEFMAIKEYFGNRALQEWEDKAVVARNEEALDKYRLALADKIDYFKVCQYFFFSQWKQLKRYANERHIKIIGDMPIYVSADSVEVWTKPQLFKLDSERKPTFVAGVPADQFSADGQLWGNPLYDWAEHEKTGFSWWIYRIHESFKLYDLLRIDHFKGFSDYWQVDGKATVAKVGSWEPGPGYSLFKVVKETLGDLPIIAEDLGNIDAKARKLLNDCGYPGMKILEFGLSDVTGKSIDAPHRCIPNSIAYMGTHDNEVVNGWYQNLSAEQQEYVDAYSNRKPIEPVSQAMLRVLFATVSDTAIATMQDILDLGEDSRMNYPSTIGGNWQWRMREEDLTEERKAFLIKVTRLYQRVNEALEEA comes from the coding sequence ATGACACAACGAACCAGTGGTGTACTGATGCATATTACCTCTCTACCAGGTCCATTTGGGATAGGAACCTTTGGAAAGGAAGCCTATGATTTTGTGGATTTTCTGGTGGAAACCAAGCAAACCTTTTGGCAATTACTGCCCCTCACCACAACTAGCTACGGAGATTCCCCTTATCAGTCCTTTTCAGCTATCGCTGGCAATCCGCATCTGATTGACTTTGCTTTACTCGCAAAAGACGGCTTTTTGCAAGAGAGTGATTACGAAGGGATTTGCTTCGGTGCTGACCCAACGCGTGTGGATTACGCTCTTCTGTATCAGATTAGGCGGCCAATCCTAGAAAAAGCAGTTAGGGCATTTTTGGCTGATGAGAAACAAAAAGTAGCCTTGTTAGAATTTGAAAAAGCGAACTCTTCCTGGCTCAATGATTATGCAGAATTTATGGCAATCAAGGAGTATTTTGGCAATCGTGCCTTGCAGGAGTGGGAAGATAAGGCAGTTGTAGCTCGTAACGAAGAAGCACTTGACAAGTACCGGTTAGCCTTGGCAGATAAAATCGACTACTTTAAGGTGTGTCAATATTTCTTCTTCAGCCAATGGAAGCAGCTCAAACGGTATGCGAATGAACGCCATATCAAGATTATCGGCGATATGCCTATTTACGTTTCCGCAGACAGCGTGGAAGTATGGACGAAACCTCAGCTGTTCAAACTGGACAGCGAGCGCAAGCCAACCTTTGTCGCAGGTGTTCCAGCAGATCAGTTTAGCGCAGATGGTCAGCTTTGGGGGAATCCGCTTTACGATTGGGCAGAGCATGAAAAAACCGGTTTTAGCTGGTGGATTTACCGCATTCACGAAAGTTTCAAACTGTATGATTTGCTTCGAATTGACCATTTCAAAGGATTTTCAGATTACTGGCAGGTTGATGGAAAAGCAACGGTTGCCAAAGTTGGCAGCTGGGAACCAGGCCCGGGTTACAGTCTGTTCAAAGTTGTCAAAGAAACGCTGGGAGATCTGCCGATTATCGCAGAAGACTTAGGAAATATTGATGCCAAGGCTAGAAAACTGCTCAATGATTGTGGCTATCCAGGTATGAAAATCTTGGAATTTGGTTTGAGTGATGTGACTGGCAAGAGCATTGATGCACCGCATCGCTGTATCCCAAATTCTATTGCCTATATGGGAACCCATGACAACGAAGTGGTCAACGGCTGGTACCAAAATTTGAGTGCTGAGCAGCAAGAGTACGTTGATGCATACAGCAACCGCAAGCCGATAGAACCTGTCAGTCAGGCCATGCTTCGCGTTCTTTTTGCAACAGTTAGTGATACAGCCATTGCGACCATGCAGGATATATTGGATCTGGGCGAAGATAGCCGGATGAACTACCCGTCAACCATCGGCGGCAACTGGCAGTGGCGCATGAGAGAAGAAGATTTGACCGAGGAGAGAAAAGCTTTTCTCATCAAGGTCACTCGCCTTTATCAACGTGTCAATGAAGCTTTGGAAGAAGCCTAG
- a CDS encoding YebC/PmpR family DNA-binding transcriptional regulator, translating into MGRKWANIVAKKTAKDGANSKVYAKFGVEIYVAAKKGDPDPETNSALKFVIDRAKQAQVPKHIIDKAIDKAKGNTDETFVEGRYEGFGPNGSMLIVDTLTSNVNRTAANVRSAFGKNGGNMGASGSVSFMFDKKGVAVFAGDDADSIFELLLEADVEVDDVEAEDGTITVYTAPTDLHKAILALQESGITSFQVTELEMIPQSEVTLEGDDLATFEKLYDALDDDEDVQKIYTNVDGF; encoded by the coding sequence ATGGGACGTAAATGGGCCAATATTGTAGCCAAGAAAACCGCTAAAGACGGTGCCAACTCGAAAGTTTACGCCAAATTTGGTGTTGAGATTTATGTAGCAGCGAAAAAGGGTGATCCAGATCCAGAAACCAACTCAGCCCTCAAATTCGTTATCGACCGGGCCAAGCAGGCACAAGTACCAAAACACATCATCGACAAGGCCATTGACAAGGCCAAAGGAAACACAGACGAAACCTTCGTAGAAGGTCGTTACGAAGGCTTTGGACCAAATGGCTCTATGCTGATTGTTGATACCTTGACTTCAAATGTCAACCGTACAGCAGCCAATGTTCGCTCTGCCTTTGGTAAAAATGGCGGAAATATGGGAGCGTCTGGCTCCGTTTCCTTCATGTTTGACAAAAAAGGTGTTGCAGTTTTTGCAGGTGACGATGCGGACAGTATCTTTGAGTTGCTTCTAGAAGCTGATGTAGAAGTGGACGATGTGGAAGCAGAAGATGGCACCATCACTGTCTACACCGCACCAACTGACCTCCACAAGGCTATCCTAGCCCTCCAAGAATCAGGTATCACCAGCTTCCAAGTAACCGAACTGGAAATGATTCCCCAGTCAGAAGTTACCCTTGAAGGCGATGATCTAGCAACCTTTGAAAAACTCTACGACGCCCTCGATGATGACGAAGACGTCCAAAAAATCTATACGAATGTAGATGGGTTCTAG
- the metF gene encoding methylenetetrahydrofolate reductase [NAD(P)H] translates to MTGQAPSLSFEIFPPKPEVGNTKILQALKEMQDLAPHFISVTCSNNNLNVEETTIRLADHIHNDLQIPSIAHLPAAYLTRDKVKSVLTALDDIGVQRILALRGDIIDGLPPKEDFRYATDLVSFIKEEAPHFDIIGACYPEVHPESPNSVSDIKNLKKKVDAGCSSLVTQLFFDNEVFYDFQEKCSLADIEVPIIAGIMPIINRNQALRLLKTCENIRLPRKFKAILEKYEHNPESLRAAGLAYAVDQIIDLVTNDVHGVHLYTMNNAATARYVHQATHALFKH, encoded by the coding sequence ATGACAGGTCAAGCTCCCAGCCTCTCCTTTGAAATTTTTCCTCCTAAACCAGAAGTAGGCAATACAAAAATACTCCAAGCCCTCAAGGAGATGCAGGACTTGGCCCCTCATTTTATCAGTGTTACTTGTAGCAACAACAACCTCAATGTGGAAGAAACTACCATTCGTCTGGCAGACCATATTCATAATGACCTCCAGATTCCCTCGATTGCCCACTTGCCGGCTGCCTATCTGACAAGGGACAAGGTGAAATCTGTCCTGACCGCACTTGATGACATCGGGGTACAACGAATCTTGGCACTTCGTGGCGACATTATTGACGGACTTCCTCCCAAGGAGGACTTTCGTTATGCGACGGATTTGGTTTCCTTTATCAAAGAGGAGGCCCCTCACTTTGACATCATCGGTGCCTGCTACCCAGAAGTCCATCCAGAGTCACCAAACTCTGTATCTGACATCAAGAATCTGAAAAAGAAAGTTGATGCAGGCTGTTCTAGTCTGGTCACCCAGCTCTTCTTTGACAACGAGGTTTTCTACGATTTTCAGGAGAAATGTTCCCTAGCAGACATCGAGGTGCCTATTATTGCAGGGATTATGCCCATCATCAACAGGAATCAGGCCCTCCGTCTTCTAAAAACCTGTGAAAACATCCGCCTACCAAGAAAGTTTAAGGCTATTCTGGAAAAATACGAACACAACCCAGAATCCCTCCGAGCGGCTGGTCTGGCCTATGCAGTGGATCAGATTATTGACCTGGTGACCAATGATGTTCATGGTGTTCACCTCTACACCATGAACAATGCGGCCACAGCCCGCTACGTCCACCAAGCCACTCACGCCCTCTTTAAGCACTAA